Below is a window of Glandiceps talaboti chromosome 15, keGlaTala1.1, whole genome shotgun sequence DNA.
aagatgaaattatttttcttttttgcaTTCCCTGGCCACCATGCCTCGCCCCCAACCCCAGTAAAGGTGTGACTGTGACTATAATATCAAAGACATAATCACTCAAGGCAAGAACAGATTCCCAGAATCATGACGTCACCTTATTTCTATTTCCTGATATGTGCTAAGTCAACTTTGACAAGATATCAACAGTTAGCCATAAACACTTTGactactgtagtagtagtaaacaatGGCTAATATACTGAACTAAATCAGTctgaataaaagtgaaaatcTGTTCAAATCAAGATACAGTATGCAAAACACATGACACTTCCTGATTATGGTTATTTGATAGATTCAACTTTTCATAATAGACATTCCTACTTTCACTTTTACTTCCATGGAAGTAAGGCAGAAATTCTTGTGTCTTGGTAGGTCTCATAATAACTTGTTTTCTTCTTTGAGGTCATGTGAAAGAATGGGACCCATAAGTCAGtttgataatattttcattttaatttcataaatttcataGCACACTACACAATGACAATGAATATCTCATAATCTAGTTCCTGGAAGTAGATCCTTTTTGTTTGATGACTCATCCAATCTATGTCCTGGTATGTATCATGAATAATTTATACCCTTTAGGTGTCAGAAATGTTGCCTCAGTGTTTGACACGTATACTGAAGGATTTAGCATTCCTCTActggagctaatattaaagtttgtgaaGACTGCAATACTTTTAATGTATTCAGATTACACTtttgtagtctggatgccaatgtggtttgagtggcagtgtaaatcataatgatactgtacaggaagTAGATTAACACTTTTGTTGTGTACACAGTGTTACAGAGTAACAAGGGTGCCAAGCCCTATTGTAAATTCAGATCACACTCTCTGATACTCTGTCTGTAACTAAGATACAGACATCTGTGCCTTGCTATCAGCCAGCATGCATTCATCACCTGATAGGGCTAAACAACACCACATATCTTTCTGTCTATATGATACAATGCAACCCATTATCCCAAAGCACTTTATTCTCTGCTAAAATGTTACCACAACAGATACCAGACCCCATAATATTCCTTCCTGATCATCTCAAACTGGCAAATTTATAGACGGTATTGTCAATCTGTGTGTCCTCTACTGAAAACATTCTGAGGAGAATACTGTATTCTAATAAAAGTTTTCAATAACTAGACTTTGACTCGCATaaaattttcaattatttcaaattttggtaTAGTTATCTCTTGTTGTGAATGTGTCATTATAAAATTGTTGGTAAACTTTCAATATTCCATTTATTCTCTATAAAGTGCAATTAATGAAAGTTATTTACTAAAGGAGATTCTCAGTTTGAACTATtttgtctcatttgcataattttttttcaaatatttgtaatatacagtGGTATACATGCTACAGTATCCATCATTAGCACATGAATTTTGTTATGAAGTAAATTAATTTCATAGATGTGCAATATGCTAAAACACTTCACTTATAactaatataaaacaaattatcttGCATCTCTCATTTTGACaattacagcaaagttataactTATACTGATCAGCTTGCAAGTATATCATACATGTTTATATAGAGTGGTTGGTAAAAATGCTAACAATGGGGGTCAAAGGCCAATTAAAGGGGTATTAACTTTCACAGTTTAGGCTTTGGTTTACCCTGGAGTGACAAGACCATAGAATAAACAAATGAGGAAAGAGATCGTTATCAAATTTAGCAGTCTCCCTCATTTTTAGAGGATTCATTGCATGTTTTCATACCATCCTATCCAATTGTTAATAGTTTGaatacagaaaataaagaaataaaataaatttaaaaaatttccATTTAGTTTAAAATGTTTTAGTTAGACCACTGTTTTTTTCAAAGTGGTGTGAGGTTTACTCAGTATGTCTACAATGTCaacatttttaaatatgtttctggtgtttttattttacacatactgtagtttttaaatctaaaagtgaaactctttacatgtaaacaatatacatttttttttattttcaatcttTGACATGTAAAAGTATAAGTGAAGCCGATATACTCAAGATGTTTTACTtctatgaaaacaaacaaaccaatgaCATATACAATGACAAGACGTAATGTGTATTCATATTCTGATTAATTTCTGCCTGTTCTAGTCATATGTTATTTGAAATAAGACGCAATATAATTTgctgcattctcgcaaaccagagttattatttctaccactacacttcgaaataaaacaGTGGggaccggctcgttaagaacggtaccgtaaaacggtcgtggtttgcaaCGATGAATTTGCTGTCAAATgtaagtttacatgtacatgtatataacctTGAACGGTCAAGGGCCCAGTGCAGTGGCAAGTACATCCCGATTTGACGGTTTTTTTTCCTACGTAGTCGAACTTTTCGCTGCTGAATGAGCTCCCACTCAGATAAACCGAATGTTTTTCGTGTTCAGACAACCGTTACATAATCGAAACATGTAAAGAATAATACACAGCGATTCTATAACAATAAATCATGCTATTTCAATGATCACATTTCGCTGTCTATTTACCAGTATGGTTCTGACGGAAGAAACCACGGACGATAAAATATTTGCAGATAAGCTAGATAACGTGGCGAGATCTCGAGGTTTTTACACATACGATCATTTCCAATCATCATTTACACGCTATGCGTACGTGCGAATGGGTGTATATTCGATATTCAACCCTGTGTTGGGCATTGATTCACACTGTACTGTTGTTGAATGCTCCCTAACTTTCGATCGGATGAATAAACTTACCTTTGCTGTTGTTAGGAAAGTTCCAACACCTTCTAACTGCGATTCGGCGTCATACTTATAAACATACTCTTGATTTGGCTTAACTCGGACGAGGTTTGAGTCACAGAGTTTGATTGTTAGGCCTAGTAAAAGCCAAAGTACGTCTTTGGCCAAACTTCTCGCCATCTTCATCTACGCTACTTCCTGAATAGAATGAAACGACTGCACCAGGCCCAGGGTCATGAATATGTATACGTCATAATAGGGATAGGGCGGACTGAGAAAGTAAATAGTCCTGATTCATATCAAATTACATACCGTTCAAACAAATTTCATAAGCCCCAGATGAAAAGGGCGTCAACAAAATGAgaagaattttttttgtgtTAAAAAAACCCACTACAAACAATGCAGTTAAGATGTGGCCATGGTATGGATGGGAAATACACGTATTAACTTACGCATCTCGCAACTTTAATATACTACGTATTTTCTACAATATGGAACAACATAGCctaagtctttgtttgtaacatataaatttataattttgttcACAAGTTAATTCTTGTACGTAAatttacaatatcaaacttttacaCATTTACAAGTAACAACCCTTAACAcggaagtaaagcactttctctatgctacactcatttacaaAAAGTAttacatcaagtgtaaaagtactttttatattgtctatttacaagcctagcccACATGGTacaggacaaataatcaattttataCTCGCGATTTttcggatttctaatattattttctgtatatttcaaataaagttttaaatactgtttcctctcactgttttttttctatttcctacctgatatcaatcgtcttatctgagtttatcagctttgcattaattagtagcttgctaaaacaaactcactatttgcccaaattaacgcattatgccatGAGTGTAATGGACTAATGGTAATACACAGTATACTTTTGCACTTatgtggatgctataaacgattgtggtacatacagaaaatgctttactttggtgtaatGGGTATTTTTTCGGgtttttttgcaatatttttagTAAAGGACCTTACTTCGTCTACattatttcacatcattttttGAAGTAGAAAAGAATagtgaaattgttttgttaaaAATATCCAAGAAAATGCATATTTCTCATTCAAATAGCAACtttatataaaatacataataaaaattctttcttttctgaaacaaaacaaaacaaaacaaaacaaaacaattgagTGAAAGATGCAACAAacaagatataaaaccaagTCAACATGTCAGTCATAGACTCACAGTTATCATTTTATTAATTCTTTGATTACAATCATGACTAAAAATAAATTCACACATTGTATACAAGCTTTTAATTCACAacctaaaatttgcatattaccattacatataaatataccagCAACATATATCTAAAAAATAATCTATTTACAATACAAAGATTGACACTTTGAACACTGTCAGTAGATAAAAGAGTGAATTTTTTTCAGTTGCATcattaaatcataaaatgtcataaatTGGGATTACAATGCAGACCTTTACCTAAAATTGGACAACAAAGTGTGAACATGACTGATGATTCTCAATTACACTTGTACAGTTGTTGTCTGTGTAAATATTCTCACAAGCCACAGCATATGTTTTTTGTGACACACTGAAATATATGATAAGTTTTGGACGGTGCTCTAAATAGAACTATGGTTTTTAATATGACAATGATGTGACAGCAGACACGTCAAACCTGAAGTGTACAAAACTTAAAACAAACTTATTGTGGCGGAAATTCCTAATGTGGACAAAGCTGCTGACTTTAactgattttgattttatttatccTCTACTTGTGAAAATTAACACATCAAATCCGATTTGAAAGTCAAAACTAACTGGAGAAATTCACCTAAATGTAAACTTTCTGTTTTAACATTTCACAAAGATGTATAATCAAATTACTGAAACATTTGTTTATCACTGAGTGTATATCTAGCTCATTTTAATGATGCTCTTTTTTCCAGAAGAATTGCATCAAGTTCACAGAGTTGTTTAAGAAACCCTTCATTAGGACCAACTTCACGTTTTTCTCTCACTGCTCGTGTTGCTTCTTGCACAGTCAAGCTCTCGTACATCATTAGAtatgcaatggttgtggacggTGCTCTGCTGAAACCTTCCCGACAATGTACCAATACTTTAGTATCTGGAATTTATATGATATACATGACAATGAATATACtctgaaataacaacacataCTAAAATAACAACACTTTACATCAACTTCACATGGTAAAGAAttagtattatagtaataattagttcttgtacCACAACTGAGGGTTCTAATTATCTTACGAATAAGTCATTTCACTTGTTCAGGTTGGCATGCTTTGTCAAATGTCTGACTTCAGCATGTAGGTGAACCAGGCAAAACTTTTCTCCTATGTAAACAGAACTCTTGGTCGTGATACAAAAACTAATTTATGTTTTACCAACCTGCTGAACAGGTTTAAGGAAATTAcagtactatatactgtacagtaGTGCTATTTAATATAGTACAGAAGTATTATAGGTATCAAAATATAGACATACTAACAACAGTATTGTTCTATCAACTTCATTGTACTATAGTATGTACTGGTACTATATATTGGTAGAGGGTAGCCACAtggatataaaaacaaaagcaatCCATACTATGATTGTGAGGGCAGTATTACTTGGGCTGGTCTAACGCCGATCTCAGTGTGTTCAAGCAGAAAACACATTGCATTATAGTTTTGACTTATacaatcaaaaataaatacttgGCGCTTGAAAATCTTTGGATACAGAAAATATCATATAGTTAGAAACTAATTATACACACAGCCAAGATTAACGTTCCTTACaatttatattacatatattcagttctataaaattgttatttcatgCTTGACTtgtcaattttgaaatacaaacctTTTTCCTTTAGAGCTGTgtgaataaagtcacttgtgtCATCCCATAATGAAAGTATGAAGAAGTCTGCAGCATCCGATGCATGAACACCCTTGAAGATAATACCAGCTTTCTAGtcatcaaaaattaaaataaaatcggTTTATGCAATGTAACACAAATCTCAAAATTGAGAGagttgaattttattttataacatttacagtggccatatggatgacaaatgggtatttaatttggatttttaattcataaaataactttatcatgttttatacttgggaaaacaatgtgaaactCAACATACCAAAtccttttttgtaactcaataaattgcaaaatatcaaaaatgtgtaaaatatttgttattgtacatacaataaaaaacTTTTCACACAGTTTCCACAATGTGATGTTATATTTtctctattgtctatgtttaaattttatcttgaatattcttcattgttttcataatttactTTGTTTGACTTGGTACTGGTTGTAAAACCTATGTATTTCTGATAAAATGTTAACACCTAATGATGCTGAGTCCTGATAATACTACAATACCACAACATTAGAAAAAATGTAGTCTGTTAAATGACATGTATAATGACCAACAAATCTGCACCTTCTTTTGCAATATTGTGAATTTTACGTAGGAAGGTTTTAAAAGACCCCTTTCTGTTCCGAGGTGGTTATCAATACACTCCTTAAAATTAATTGATTTGGTAGACATACTAAAACTATTGGATTTACTGTTGTACATCTTTACCTTACAAAATCAACATCACAAATTATCCATAACTCTAAAACATGACTGTAAACTTACCTCATAATATGTTTGATCGGTATCCACATGACCAAAACCTTTACCCTGTGCAACATTCAATACATGTGTTATTCCTAGATGTTGCAGTTTAGAAATGTTCTTTGCAGTTCCCCTAAAATGGAACACATAAATAAAGGACTTTTACCAAATGCTTAGTGTAATTCTCTgacttgtgtatgtatgtgacagCCACCAATTTAGGTCCTCTCATGTATAacaattatattcatatattagaTGAATATATGGTAATGACATTTCAACTCACagaatcaaaatatttcttgggaGCGATGTCTCCGCAGTTGAATATAGTTGTTCTACATGAGAGGACATATTCACAAAGTTTAAGATCAGTCAACCCAATACCAAATAGAGTGTGTACAATTCTTGGCCATAAATTGACAAATCACTTAAATGTAAGTGACGACTTGCCTAGAACAATCCATGAACTAGATACCCCAAATAACATCACAACCAAGTTTCACTGCAGACAATCTCTTCTAGCtcacaaaagtaaaaaaaatctgTAGATTTAAAAggacaatatttttgaaagtattCCTGCCAGGGCTCACTTGATAACTGGTACAAACAAAGAATATTTTTTCTGCCgttacaacacacacacacagatacccTAAAAAAAGGTTTCTTACATCTCTCCTACATAAATCCTCGGCCACACTTCATCTTCACCTCGTGAGGGCATCATCAGAAAACCCTGAGCTGGTTCTCGTAAAATTTCATTCAGTTCTTCTACAGTGCATGATGCTTTAGATGCGTCTGATTGTGTTGCCATAGTTACTCAATGCTAAAGAAGATAGTAATTGTTCagtaacaatattttttaatgacatttattaatttatattaTGAACAGTGACACAACTTTTAGTATGGGCCAACTGAATGGAAACCATGTGTAAAATACAGTGGACTGataataaagtacatgtaacatttaAAAATCGAGTTAGATGAGTCGATCTCTCCCTTGATTGTCTGTGCATCATAAAGTAAAAGTGCATGGACACTCGTTGGGTTGTGATATGCTTTTTTATTATGCCTATTTTAATATACCGCTACCAGTGTGAAAATAACACGTACTGCTTGAATATCTGAGGGAATTCAATGAAAACTGGGTCTCTAGTAATCAAAACTTCATGCAAACACAAGTATAAAATCTGGGTTTGTTGACCGACTATTTTGTGAAATGTCATGGTTTCAATAACTATAGGGTTACAAATGATTCAAAAGTTCCCCTGCTCAAAAAGCATGAATACTGTTTACAATATACTTGTATAATCTCACAGACATTGAGCTGTCATTGTTATTTCAGGTATACTAGCACACCATTGTAGATATTCAATACCCTTTACCTTTAGTTGCATAATTTAACCCCAGTCTCTTCATGCAAGTTCTCTGGGTAGCGAATGGAATATACATGCACATTGATCGAAAGACAAAGACACATTGAAAGACTTGATTTGAACTTAGTTGTCTTATCCCAGAGGGAGAATTACAGAGAATAGAGTCTTGGAATTAGTTCACTGTATAGCAAGGAGAAAGGCCTGGCACCTCTAGTGTGTGCTAATGACATACACCCAAAGTGACACTGCACGTTAATATGACACACACATCACTTGTCTTATCAGCAGATATAAGGGGAAACAAATTGTTAGGTGTGTATATTGCCATAATCAAGCACTGTAGTCCCTCTATGATAGAGTATGGAGGTATTTCTCAGCTTATGTACCATCCCTGATAGAGGGTacgtagtctagttcctgattgTCAGGAATTAGACAAGATAGAGGGATCTACTTTTTACTTTGTTGAAAAGTACAGCTAGATGCATGACTAGGGAGATAAATAAGAACAGAACATACACTTTTAAAACCTTACCTGCTTGGTTGCTGAatttacatgtgtgtatatatagcGTGTGACCTGTGGCGAGCTGGTATACAATGGTAAAAACCGGCCCTTTCAGTGACTTGAATAACATCAACACACACCCATTGCTATCAGGTCACGATTAGGTAAGTCGaggtatacatgtgtgtattgaATTTGGCTTCCTCATACCATTCCTATGACCTCACTTTCCCttatttgaactttgaactttgattACTGAACAGTGACAGATTGAAGGTGGTCATTTGGTATTAAAATCAATGGACAATTTAtggaaaaaatataattatgcaaTTATGAAGTACAACAATACTCTTTACCCACCTTTTTTAAACAGTTCTGAAATCTTGATTACGAGAATTATATcaacaatttaattttaaaaattgtgtaTCCCAACTGGGGTAAATCCTGATCTGATCAGTGGTTATTCTTGATTGCACGAGGAAAAGTTACAAACTTTGTAATTGGTTTCAATGCTGTTGTCTAATAGTGAAAAGTAAGATATGGGACTACTGATATAATTACAATCTTTCACTCTTGCAGCATTTTTGAAATCAGACAAATTTAACTGTATAAGAAAAGAAATGACAAAGCTAAATCAACAAATTCCTTACTCCTAAATTATTATCCTACAAAAAGAGAGAATTCAAAGCTAAAAATACTgatcaacatacatacatagagttcACAGTGTCTTTGGTACTAGTAAATGAAAGTGGCACAATAAATATTTCTTGTTTGTAATAAATTGTAGTAGTCTGAATATAGTGTAATTGTCAGTTAGAGACCACACATACAACTAATTAGTACCTGATAGTATACATAATTGTCCATTTTGGCTTCTAACTGTTTGTCAGCACTGGCATTTTGGAACTGAAAGATGGAGAACACCAGGAAAGCATATAGCCACTCACTATTAAAGTCATCgcctttattttcaattattattattatttattataactTTATTGCAGGATACACTCCCATATACtataaaaaacacaacatttacatAGTACACAAGACAAACGTTAAAAAAAGCACTCTtaaaaatagacagacagaaaaagatattttaaaaatacattaactTAAATTCATATATCTTGAAGTTATCTTCGAGCGTAAAAAACAGTCAGAGGAGAATACCGTGGAAATTAATAAGTTCGAGCTACAATTGTCTTGTTCCTCTAATGTTATGTAACTTAGTGTGTATTTTACCGTTCaacatgtaaatttttcatacatttgtttgtctgtcagttTCACTTTCCGATTGTGACTGTACATAAAGTTTGTGGCATTTCCTTTCATCTACCTATACATCTGTGAAATGTGACATGTCATGTTTATCTTCCGTACCTTATGTTTGGggtataaacatgtatacaaaatcagtttgtattataattaataGGAAACTATAGTAAACTATATATTTAAACTgattaaactaaaataaatgaaaaactgagcaaaatgtaaatgacaactAGAAAGTTACATACTTTATCTACATTGCATTCAGAAATGCATTAATTCAAAAAATCaaccaaaaatgaaataaaaatgatatatatttcaCTTAATTTCCATTCAGGAATGCATTATTCTAAAATCAgccaaaacaaataaataaattaaaaaagtaaagaaaaagTGTTCTAATAATTACAAATCAAGGCAGAAATCTTCTACACACAGCTGACATGTAGAATAGCTCAATCACTTTGAGTAAACTCTCTTTTGTTGAAGAGTTGTATTCAATTCACAAAGCTGTTTAAGGAATCCTTCGTTTGGTCCAACAAATCGTTTGGATCTCACTTCTCTCGTTGCTTCTTGTGCAGTTAACTTGTGGTacatcattaaatatgcaatggTTGTAGCTGCTGCACGACTAAAACCCAGTGCACAATGAACCAATACTTTAGAGGCTGGCAAGAAAATCAAAACCATCTTAGTTAGGGTTTAACATTTAATACACTGTAGTCATGTGAGCCTTTGATATAACCCTTTTCTGGAACTCTATACTTATTTATTCTGTGAAGTGCATTGTTTGACCCAGAACTGAACTATGGACTGTATATGTATGAATTGTAATATCTGTGCTTTGTATATAATGAACACCTCCCAAAAATACTGGAGTAGTAACTGTATTCACGCTCTGTCTATTGAACTTTTGACTGTTATATTTTTAGTATTTGACTCATGATCAGCTCATAGGCTCTTAGCCTTCTCAGCTGTAATTATATATTAGCTCTTAGAAGGGTTACAACTGttacatcattttcatttattttgctgTACTATACAGATATATGAacattgataaatttgtttttgcaaactttaataataaaattaagCATATGTGGCAATTAATGAACTTTGAGAGAAACAGAATTGGTTAATACACAATTCTATTTTGCTAGTGATATAACTACTGACACTGCAATTATTAATAATTAGTAAAGGTGACATTTACCTTCATCACTTAGGGCTGTATGAATAAACTTACTGGTGTCGTCCCAAAATGGAAGTAATTCAAACTCCTCTACATCAGTGGCTTTGACACCCTTGAATGTGAAACCAGCACTCTGTCAAGGACAAGAAtcagaaaaaattgttttaaaaacaaacttaTACGAAATTTTTTCTCTGATtttatatttcaacaaattgGAGGAACTCAAGCTGTTCTACATCTTAATCTTTGACACCTTAGAATGTGATTAAGTCAACACTCTGTCAGAGACAAGGATCAAtttaagaagaaaaaaaaaactttgacaTAAATCTTTCCTGATATTAAAATCTCAATGATctgctttaaaaaaattattaaacagaattttttttctgattttatattataataaattgGAGGAACTCAAACATGTTTAGCCTTGACACTCTAAAATGTGAAGCCAGCTGTACTGTCAAACTAACATatgtgtttgcttgaatgaagtaaGCTAAGAGATTagacttcatgcaaagacaaatTAAGTATATGACAACAAGATAACTGATACAAAACAAAAGCAGGTACCATGTAGGTTGACAGGATGCTTTTATCAGCTTGCTTATACATGTGGAGCATggaatttaaaataaaaaactttcaGTTGTTATAGTAACTATGCATGCAGTCACACTTGAGTTAGAACATGAAGGGTTCTAATCAGTGAACAGGGTGGAATCCGTGATCCcatggtgtttatactttgattgtTAAAGTTACTGACACTATTATATGGTTGGTCTTGCTCTGGTCTTTGCATGAACCTAAGTCTCATTTCTGACTGACATGAGAAAGTAAACACATCGgtgttataaaataaaatccttcTTGCTACAACTAACACTTTTCCATTATTCCATAACTTAACAAGAAAAACTTTCAGGTTTCATTTTCTGATAATTCGAGTCTGCACTGGGTTTTCCTTTTAATAAGTTAAGAACTCACCTCATAGTATGAACCATCAGTATCCACATATCCAATACCTTTACCCTGAGCTACATTTAATATATGTGTTATTCCAAGTTGAT
It encodes the following:
- the LOC144446955 gene encoding dual specificity protein phosphatase 3-like, with protein sequence MATQSDASKASCTVEELNEILREPAQGFLMMPSRGEDEVWPRIYVGEMGTAKNISKLQHLGITHVLNVAQGKGFGHVDTDQTYYEKAGIIFKGVHASDAADFFILSLWDDTSDFIHTALKEKDTKVLVHCREGFSRAPSTTIAYLMMYESLTVQEATRAVREKREVGPNEGFLKQLCELDAILLEKRASLK
- the LOC144446461 gene encoding dual specificity protein phosphatase 3-like isoform X2, which translates into the protein MATNSAESCTVEDLEEILSSSEYESNLPLSALGGVNEVWPRLYVGDGSTAKDLEKLYQLGITHILNVAQGKGIGYVDTDGSYYESAGFTFKGVKATDVEEFELLPFWDDTSKFIHTALSDEASKVLVHCALGFSRAAATTIAYLMMYHKLTAQEATREVRSKRFVGPNEGFLKQLCELNTTLQQKRVYSK